The following proteins are co-located in the Amphiprion ocellaris isolate individual 3 ecotype Okinawa chromosome 7, ASM2253959v1, whole genome shotgun sequence genome:
- the tiparp gene encoding protein mono-ADP-ribosyltransferase TIPARP: MDKTLHILQKSADGVSTGISLDMSLNMDEGEDFAEQQIVGLPDKIPLVKPYFKKKQRKLDPKCLHRALEDPILTTLLSTDTLVSGDGVFVPRSQPGRTPGNLCAAAVVKQNCMAQVCLKDPGAAEDTTAGAGVQGLMTRDVDVEIADTTAELEETERRGERPKIQDSTQDCFQLKPGLRAAGSTVTITPPDRDIPPIAAPQAPHQEGAIKSNDLLTSGAKNLPVKDCTGTQDPHALLLQPDKGVLFQDKSEEASLDLVFELLTQLQYHTHQSDSVDICVDFLQGQCVYGNDCAHHHTVLPYHWQIRKSSSQTWQSIADDSQEQLERLYCNPDNEQVRLKFQGRVFALDFGAMRVCDLEFDCVRRLTTPPSPLPVPTASPNPTPSCHTVWKYYCRDNFGWREYSEPVVKLIEEATSRGLKEVRFITLQNQYILNIREGFQQNAVFGFRRQIKKRPMFMSSVMLTPHLQTLGGLSLSPLPCSSSTSSSSSSPSSSMDPSASHPLSPTTTNPPSLFPETWLPMTMSQDFLRVPVSREDRSYRTVYSLFHKTVSETKFRIIKILRVQNPFLWEKYKRKKEYMSRRMSDMDRLLSERHLFHGTSADVVEGICKHNFDPRVCGKHATMFGQGSYFARKAVYSHNFSKRSPKGVHCMFLAKVLTGRFTVGNPSMRRPPPINPRDPSSDLYDSCVDNWVDPQIYVIFNDDQSYPYFIIHYEEVPSTVAV; the protein is encoded by the exons ATGGATAAAACTTTGCACATTCTCCAGAAATCCGCAGACGGTGTATCGACTGGGATCTCCCTGGACATGAGTTTAAATATGGACGAAGGGGAAGATTTCGCCGAGCAGCAGATCGTGGGGCTCCCGGACAAAATACCTCTGGTGAAACCTTATTTCAagaagaaacagaggaaattgGATCCCAAATGCCTCCACCGCGCCCTGGAGGATCCCATACTGACCACCCTGCTGAGCACGGATACTCTGGTCTCCGGGGATGGAGTGTTTGTTCCCCGGAGCCAGCCGGGACGGACGCCGGGCAATCTGTGCGCAGCGGCGGTGGTGAAACAGAACTGTATGGCCCAGGTGTGTCTCAAGGACCCGGGAGCTGCTGAAGATACCACCGCTGGGGCCGGAGTACAGGGGCTGATGACCCGGGACGTTGATGTGGAAATAGCCGATACTActgcagagctggaggagacAGAGCGACGAGGGGAGCGACCCAAGATCCAAGATTCTACCCAAGACTGCTTTCAGCTGAAGCCTGGCCTCAGGGCGGCTGGGAGCACAGTGACAATAACACCCCCAGACAGGGATATACCTCCCATAGCTGCACCCCAGGCTCCTCACCAGGAGGGGGCCATCAAAAGCAACGACCTCTTAACCTCCGGAGCTAAAAATCTACCAGTTAAAGACTGCACTGGAACCCAGGACCCCCATGccctcctcctgcagcctgACAAAGGGGTGCTATTTCAGGATAAAAGTGAAGAGGCCTCCCTGGACCTGGTTTTTGAGCTGCTCACCCAGCTCCAGTATCACACACACCAGTCGGACTCGGTGGACATTTGTGTGGACTTCCTCCAGGGACAGTGCGTTTATGGCAACGACTGTGCCCACCACCACACCGTGCTGCCCTACCACTGGCAGATCCGCAAGAGCAGCAGTCAGACGTGGCAGAGCATAGCGGACGACTCCCAGGAACAGCTGGAGAGACTGTACTGCAACCCCGACAACGAGCAAGTCAGGCTCAAGTTTCA GGGTCGAGTGTTTGCCCTGGACTTTGGGGCGATGCGGGTGTGCGACCTGGAGTTTGACTGCGTCCGACGACTGACCACTCCCCCCAGCCCTCTACCTGTGCCCACAGCGAGCCCAAACCCCACCCCCAGCTGTCACACGGTGTGGAAGTACTACTGCAGAGACAACTTTGGTTGGAGGGAATACTCCGAG CCGGTGGTGAAGCTCATAGAAGAGGCAACTTCAAGGGGTCTTAAGGAGGTGCGATTCATTACGCTCCAGAACCAGTATATCCTCAACATCAGGGAGGGCTTCCAGCAGAATGCGGTCTTCGGGTTCAGGCGTCAGATCAAGAAGCGGCCCATGTTCATGTCCTCTGTGATGCTGACACCTCACCTACA GACTTTGGGTGGTCTCTCTTTATCTCCTCTCCCTTGCTCGTCAtcaacctcctcctcttcttcgtcGCCTTCATCGTCGATGGATCCTTCTGCGTCACATCCTCTCTCGCCAACAACCACCAACCCGCCCAGCCTTTTTCCAGAAACATGGTTGCCAATGACGATGAGCCAGGACTTCCTGCGGGTGCCTGTGTCCCGTGAAGACCGCAGCTACAGGACGGTGTACAGCCTGTTCCACAAGACGGTGTCGGAGACCAAGTTCAGGATTATCAAGATCCTGCGTGTGCAGAACCCCTTCCTCTGGGAGAAGTATAAGAG GAAGAAGGAGTACATGTCGCGGCGTATGTCAGACATGGACCGGCTCCTGAGCGAGCGCCACCTCTTCCACGGCACGTCGGCGGACGTGGTGGAGGGCATCTGCAAGCACAACTTCGACCCCCGAGTCTGCGGCAAACATGCCACCATGTTCGGCCAGGGCTCCTACTTTGCCCGCAAGGCTGTCTACTCCCACAACTTCTCCAAGCGATCGCCCAAAGGAGTTCATTGCATGTTCCTGGCCAAAGTCCTCACTGGCAG GTTTACTGTAGGAAATCCCTCCATGCGGCGACCTCCACCCATCAACCCTCGTGACCCCTCTAGTGACCTTTATGACTCCTGTGTGGACAACTGGGTGGACCCCCAGATCTATGTCATCTTCAATGACGACCAGAGTTACCCTTACTTTATTATTCACTACGAGGAGGTACCCAGCACAGTCGCCGTCTAA